In the Shewanella sp. OMA3-2 genome, one interval contains:
- the fabF gene encoding beta-ketoacyl-ACP synthase II gives MSKRRVVITGLGLVTPVGNDVESSWKALLAGQSGIEPITKFDATEFSTRFSGSVKNFDVEQYLTKKDARKMDLFIQYGMVAGIQAMKDSGLDMAQERPERVGTAIGSGMGGMHLIEQNHSALLKGGPRKVSPFYVPSTIINMISGHLSIMYGMTGPNFAVTTACTTGVHNIGFAARTIAYGDADVMVAGGAEDVTSPLAVAGFGSAKALSTRNDDYQAASRPWDKDRDGFVIGDGAGVLVMEEYEHAKARGAKIYGELIGFGMSGDAFHMTSPPADGAGAAAAMVNAINDAGITKESIGYINAHGTSTPAGDKAEAAAVKSVFGAHAYDLLVSSTKSMTGHLLGAAGSVEAIITLLALQDQHIPPTINLDNPDEGCDLDFVAHTSRKHQFDYALCNSFGFGGTNASLLFKKI, from the coding sequence ATGTCTAAACGTCGTGTGGTAATTACGGGTCTAGGATTAGTGACCCCAGTGGGTAATGATGTTGAATCATCTTGGAAAGCATTACTTGCTGGCCAAAGTGGTATTGAGCCAATTACCAAATTTGATGCTACAGAATTCAGCACTCGCTTTAGTGGTTCAGTCAAAAATTTTGATGTTGAACAGTATTTAACTAAAAAAGATGCACGTAAAATGGATTTATTTATCCAATATGGGATGGTTGCTGGCATCCAAGCCATGAAAGACTCGGGTTTAGATATGGCCCAGGAGCGTCCAGAACGTGTGGGTACCGCAATCGGCTCAGGTATGGGCGGAATGCATCTAATTGAGCAAAACCATAGCGCTTTACTCAAAGGCGGCCCCCGCAAAGTTTCACCATTTTATGTACCCAGCACGATCATTAATATGATCTCGGGCCACTTATCGATTATGTATGGTATGACAGGGCCTAATTTTGCGGTCACCACGGCTTGTACAACAGGTGTGCATAACATTGGTTTTGCAGCGCGTACTATTGCTTATGGTGATGCAGATGTGATGGTTGCTGGCGGGGCAGAAGATGTTACTAGCCCGTTAGCCGTTGCCGGTTTTGGTTCAGCTAAAGCCTTATCTACCCGTAACGATGACTATCAAGCGGCTAGTCGCCCATGGGATAAAGACCGTGATGGCTTTGTTATCGGTGATGGTGCGGGTGTGTTAGTGATGGAAGAGTATGAACACGCTAAAGCACGCGGTGCAAAAATTTACGGCGAACTTATCGGTTTTGGCATGAGTGGTGATGCGTTTCATATGACATCACCTCCAGCTGATGGTGCAGGTGCGGCAGCCGCTATGGTGAATGCAATTAATGATGCAGGTATTACCAAAGAGTCGATTGGTTATATTAATGCTCATGGTACCTCTACACCCGCCGGCGATAAGGCTGAAGCCGCTGCAGTGAAGTCAGTATTTGGTGCCCATGCCTACGATTTATTAGTCAGTTCAACTAAATCAATGACTGGGCACTTGTTAGGCGCAGCAGGCTCTGTTGAAGCGATTATTACCTTACTGGCATTACAAGACCAACATATTCCACCCACAATCAATTTAGATAACCCTGATGAAGGTTGTGACTTAGATTTTGTTGCCCATACATCACGAAAGCATCAATTTGATTACGCTTTATGTAATTCGTTTGGGTTTGGTGGTACTAACGCTTCTTTGTTATTTAAGAAAATCTAA
- the yceD gene encoding 23S rRNA accumulation protein YceD, translated as MQTVKIPVSIDPFRAASSSLRYDGIVPSKQNKRLNELCAGDCSDVVVSLECGVDIQGIVYLRGKAVTELTLLCQRCMTQYTTEVTVDFCFSPCKNETEIDELLDAYDPIECNDIGEVRLHQLIEDELIVAMPIIPVHEDTDCSLGSKDIVVGEIDPAHEERPNPFAVLEKLKSK; from the coding sequence ATGCAAACAGTAAAGATACCGGTTTCAATTGATCCTTTTCGCGCCGCTAGCAGCAGTCTTCGTTATGATGGCATCGTTCCTAGTAAGCAAAATAAGCGATTAAATGAGTTATGTGCCGGCGACTGTTCCGACGTAGTTGTGTCGTTGGAATGTGGTGTCGACATACAGGGGATAGTCTACCTTCGCGGGAAGGCTGTGACGGAGCTCACTCTGCTATGTCAACGCTGCATGACACAATATACTACTGAGGTTACGGTCGACTTTTGTTTCAGTCCTTGTAAGAATGAAACAGAAATCGATGAGCTCCTGGATGCGTATGACCCAATTGAGTGTAATGATATTGGTGAAGTACGTCTGCATCAATTGATTGAAGATGAATTGATAGTCGCTATGCCGATTATTCCAGTGCATGAAGATACTGATTGCAGTTTGGGATCGAAAGATATAGTTGTAGGCGAGATCGACCCCGCTCATGAGGAGCGTCCAAATCCGTTTGCAGTGTTAGAAAAACTGAAGAGCAAGTAA
- the plsX gene encoding phosphate acyltransferase PlsX: MTNLTLALDAMGGDHGPHVTVPAALQALKSNSSIHIILVGNQAEIDPFLSLADPTILSRIERIHTTEVVTMDDRPVHALRTRKNSSMRVALEQVRDGKAEACISAGNTGALMAMAKVLLKTLPGIDRPALVSCLPTVTGKPVYLLDLGANVACDSETLFQFAVMGSVLCEAVHKKSRPKVALLNVGIEEIKGNDQVQQAGRLLQHTDQLNYVGFVEGDEIYTGNLDVIVCDGFVGNITLKTSEGIAKLLVHQLKRGLNSGIFVRLLSKLIAPRIQAVLSKMNPDHYNGASLIGLRGIVVKSHGNADEAAYLQAINLAATEAKRRLPEMINDRLESILLDINS, encoded by the coding sequence ATGACGAATCTGACGCTCGCGTTAGATGCGATGGGGGGTGATCATGGTCCCCACGTCACAGTGCCTGCAGCCTTGCAGGCACTGAAATCTAATTCCTCTATTCATATTATTCTTGTCGGCAATCAAGCTGAAATTGACCCTTTTCTTTCGTTAGCAGATCCCACTATTTTATCGCGAATTGAACGTATCCATACTACAGAAGTAGTCACTATGGATGACAGACCTGTACATGCTTTGCGTACTCGTAAAAATAGTTCAATGCGAGTAGCCCTTGAGCAAGTCAGAGATGGAAAAGCTGAAGCTTGTATTAGTGCAGGCAATACTGGTGCGTTAATGGCAATGGCAAAAGTGCTATTAAAAACGTTACCAGGTATTGATCGACCGGCTTTAGTTTCATGTTTACCAACAGTGACGGGCAAACCTGTTTATTTGCTAGACTTAGGCGCTAATGTCGCATGCGATTCAGAAACCTTATTTCAGTTTGCTGTTATGGGGTCAGTTTTGTGCGAAGCGGTACATAAAAAATCTCGTCCTAAAGTGGCTTTATTAAATGTCGGCATTGAAGAAATTAAAGGTAATGATCAAGTTCAACAAGCTGGACGTCTTCTGCAACACACTGATCAACTCAATTATGTTGGTTTTGTCGAAGGTGATGAAATCTACACCGGCAATTTAGATGTGATAGTGTGCGACGGTTTTGTCGGCAACATCACTTTAAAAACCTCTGAAGGCATTGCCAAGCTATTAGTCCATCAATTAAAACGTGGTTTAAATAGCGGTATATTTGTGCGTTTATTGTCCAAACTCATCGCGCCACGCATTCAAGCTGTACTCAGTAAGATGAACCCCGACCACTATAACGGTGCAAGTCTGATAGGATTGCGCGGAATAGTAGTAAAGAGTCATGGAAACGCTGATGAAGCTGCCTATCTACAAGCCATTAATTTAGCAGCAACTGAAGCGAAACGTCGTCTTCCTGAAATGATCAATGATCGTTTGGAGTCGATTCTTTTAGACATCAATAGCTGA
- the fabG gene encoding 3-oxoacyl-ACP reductase FabG: protein MSISFNLEGKVALVTGASRGIGRAIAETLVQAGAVVIGTATSEKGAAAIQEYLGDKGLGLVLNVTDSESVAQLYSQIKEKAGDVDILVNNAGITRDNLLMRMKDDEWQDIIDTNLTSLFKLSKPVMRSMMKKRFGRIISIGSVVGTMGNAGQVNYSAAKAGLIGFTKSLAREVASRQITVNAVSPGFIQTDMTDELTPEQQQAIMSQVPMERLGQAQEIANAVLFLASDSAAYITGETLHVNGGMYMV from the coding sequence ATGAGCATTAGCTTTAATTTAGAAGGTAAAGTGGCACTTGTCACTGGTGCAAGTCGCGGTATTGGACGTGCAATTGCAGAAACATTGGTACAAGCTGGCGCAGTGGTAATTGGTACAGCAACCAGTGAGAAAGGCGCTGCAGCGATTCAAGAGTATCTTGGCGATAAAGGTTTAGGTCTTGTGCTTAATGTCACAGATAGCGAATCTGTTGCACAATTATATAGCCAAATTAAAGAAAAAGCTGGCGATGTTGATATTCTCGTGAATAATGCAGGTATTACACGTGATAATTTATTAATGAGAATGAAAGATGATGAGTGGCAAGATATCATTGACACTAATTTAACTTCATTATTTAAATTGTCTAAGCCTGTGATGCGATCTATGATGAAAAAGCGTTTTGGACGTATCATCAGTATCGGATCTGTTGTTGGTACTATGGGTAATGCTGGTCAAGTCAATTACTCTGCCGCTAAAGCCGGTTTAATAGGATTTACTAAATCTCTTGCAAGAGAGGTTGCATCTCGTCAAATAACAGTTAATGCTGTTTCACCTGGATTTATTCAGACTGATATGACAGATGAGCTGACACCAGAGCAGCAACAAGCTATTATGTCGCAAGTTCCGATGGAACGTTTAGGGCAAGCGCAAGAAATTGCCAATGCAGTATTGTTTTTGGCCTCAGATTCAGCCGCTTACATCACAGGTGAAACACTGCATGTGAATGGCGGAATGTACATGGTTTAA
- the rpmF gene encoding 50S ribosomal protein L32 → MAVQQNKKSRSKRGMRRSHDSLSTAQLSVDATSGELHLRHNVTADGFYRGVKVINK, encoded by the coding sequence ATGGCTGTACAACAGAATAAAAAATCTCGTTCAAAGCGCGGAATGCGCCGTTCACATGATTCATTGAGCACTGCTCAATTATCTGTAGACGCAACTAGCGGTGAATTACATCTACGTCACAACGTGACTGCTGATGGTTTTTATCGCGGTGTAAAGGTTATCAACAAGTAA
- the acpP gene encoding acyl carrier protein: MSNIEERVKKIIIEQLGVKEEDVKSAASFVDDLGADSLDTVELVMALEEEFDTEIPDEEAEKITTVQAAIDYVSKNQ; this comes from the coding sequence ATGAGCAACATCGAAGAACGTGTAAAGAAAATCATTATTGAGCAACTAGGTGTTAAAGAAGAAGACGTTAAATCTGCTGCTTCTTTCGTGGACGATTTAGGTGCCGATTCTCTGGACACAGTGGAATTGGTTATGGCTCTAGAAGAAGAGTTTGATACCGAGATCCCTGATGAAGAAGCTGAAAAGATCACTACTGTTCAAGCAGCGATCGATTACGTTTCTAAGAATCAGTAA
- the fabD gene encoding ACP S-malonyltransferase: MENVAFVFPGQGSQVVGMLADLALEHDVVAQTFIEASQVLGYDLWALVKDGPVESLNETDKTQPALLTASVAIWRAYQASGKAMPAYLAGHSLGEYSALVCAGVIAFKDAVKLVELRGQLMQQAVPAGTGAMYAIIGLDDDAIAAACEASAQGDVVSPVNYNSPGQVVIAGEKLAVERAAAACKAAGAKMAVALPVSVPSHCALMKPAADKLALALAEIAFSAPLINVINNVDVAMPTLGEEIKDALVRQLYCPVRWSDTVNYMADKGVTELVEMGPGKVLTGLTKRINKSVSAQAVNDVASFAALTE; the protein is encoded by the coding sequence ATGGAAAATGTGGCTTTTGTATTTCCGGGCCAAGGTTCACAAGTTGTCGGCATGTTAGCCGACTTAGCCCTAGAACATGATGTGGTTGCCCAAACATTTATCGAGGCTTCACAGGTACTTGGCTATGATTTATGGGCACTTGTAAAAGACGGGCCAGTAGAATCATTAAATGAAACCGATAAAACCCAACCAGCATTGCTGACCGCCAGTGTCGCTATTTGGCGTGCTTATCAAGCTAGCGGCAAAGCCATGCCAGCTTATCTTGCTGGGCATAGTTTAGGAGAGTATTCCGCGCTTGTGTGTGCAGGTGTCATAGCATTTAAAGATGCAGTTAAGTTAGTTGAACTTCGCGGTCAATTAATGCAGCAAGCGGTTCCTGCGGGAACCGGCGCTATGTATGCCATTATTGGTTTAGACGATGATGCGATTGCAGCAGCATGTGAAGCGTCAGCACAAGGCGATGTCGTTAGCCCTGTTAACTACAATAGTCCTGGGCAAGTGGTAATAGCCGGTGAGAAACTGGCCGTTGAACGCGCCGCTGCTGCGTGTAAAGCTGCGGGCGCAAAAATGGCTGTAGCCTTGCCAGTAAGCGTGCCGTCTCATTGTGCCCTGATGAAGCCTGCTGCTGATAAACTCGCACTAGCATTAGCTGAAATTGCATTTTCAGCCCCGCTAATTAATGTTATTAATAACGTTGATGTGGCTATGCCTACACTCGGCGAAGAAATAAAAGACGCATTAGTACGCCAGCTGTATTGCCCGGTTCGTTGGAGCGATACTGTTAATTATATGGCCGACAAAGGTGTCACTGAATTAGTTGAAATGGGACCAGGTAAAGTATTAACTGGCTTAACAAAACGTATTAATAAATCTGTTTCAGCCCAAGCTGTCAATGATGTTGCATCATTTGCTGCATTAACTGAGTAA
- a CDS encoding acyl-CoA thioesterase has translation MAGIDRQLTLRFLAEPADVNFGGKVHGGAVMKWIDLAAYASAAGWSGKYCITVYAGGIRFVKPIHVGNIVEVTGKIIYTGTTSMHVAIDVKAGDPKYSERHLTTHCIVIMVAVDDAGKPTDVPEWIPKTEDDIRLRDSALRLMDMRKRIGAEMEAHVKPIVE, from the coding sequence ATGGCCGGTATAGACAGACAACTGACATTACGTTTTTTAGCTGAGCCCGCAGACGTCAATTTTGGCGGAAAAGTGCATGGCGGAGCAGTAATGAAATGGATCGATTTAGCTGCTTATGCGTCAGCTGCAGGTTGGAGTGGTAAATATTGTATTACCGTATATGCCGGTGGTATTCGTTTTGTTAAACCTATTCATGTAGGCAATATAGTCGAAGTGACAGGTAAAATTATCTACACAGGCACAACATCAATGCATGTTGCTATTGATGTTAAAGCGGGTGATCCAAAATATTCAGAACGTCATTTAACCACCCATTGCATTGTGATTATGGTGGCGGTTGATGATGCTGGTAAACCGACTGATGTACCAGAGTGGATCCCAAAGACCGAAGATGACATTCGTTTACGAGATTCTGCATTACGGTTAATGGACATGCGCAAACGCATTGGAGCAGAGATGGAAGCTCACGTAAAACCAATCGTTGAGTAA
- a CDS encoding beta-ketoacyl-ACP synthase III, translating to MHTKILGTGSYLPVQVRSNQDLEKMVDTSDQWIMDRTGISERRIAATDESVSTMGYQAALKALEMAGIEATDLDMIVCGTTSAPNAFPAAACEIQAMLGVKQIPAFDIAAACSGFVYALSVADQFVKTGAAKKVLVIGADVLSRMCGPDDRSTVILFGDGAGAVVIGASDTPGIINTHIYADGSQGDLLKCSFPPRANESSEAVGYMTMKGNDVFKVAVTQLSNVVTETLRINNIDKSEIDWLVPHQANFRIINATAKKLNMSLDKVVLTLARHGNTSAASVPIALDEAVRDGRIQRGQLLLLEAFGAGFAWGSALIRF from the coding sequence ATGCATACAAAAATTCTCGGAACAGGTAGTTATCTACCTGTGCAAGTGCGCAGTAATCAAGATTTAGAAAAAATGGTCGACACCAGTGATCAATGGATTATGGATCGGACAGGCATTTCAGAACGCCGCATAGCAGCCACTGATGAATCAGTGTCGACTATGGGTTATCAAGCTGCACTTAAAGCACTTGAAATGGCTGGTATTGAAGCGACAGATCTTGACATGATAGTGTGTGGTACGACTAGTGCTCCGAATGCTTTTCCTGCAGCAGCTTGTGAAATTCAAGCCATGCTAGGTGTTAAACAAATACCTGCTTTTGATATTGCTGCAGCGTGTTCAGGGTTTGTTTACGCATTATCAGTAGCAGATCAATTTGTTAAAACTGGCGCGGCTAAAAAAGTGCTAGTTATTGGCGCAGATGTATTATCACGCATGTGCGGACCTGATGATCGTTCAACGGTTATTTTGTTCGGTGATGGTGCAGGCGCGGTTGTGATTGGAGCAAGTGATACACCAGGTATTATTAATACTCATATATATGCCGATGGCAGTCAGGGTGACTTGCTAAAATGCTCATTTCCTCCCCGTGCAAATGAATCCTCAGAAGCGGTTGGTTATATGACCATGAAGGGCAATGATGTTTTCAAAGTGGCGGTCACTCAACTGTCAAATGTGGTTACTGAAACTCTGCGGATTAATAATATCGATAAATCTGAAATTGATTGGCTAGTGCCACACCAAGCCAATTTTAGAATTATTAATGCCACCGCTAAAAAATTAAATATGAGTTTAGATAAAGTGGTCTTAACTTTAGCAAGGCATGGTAACACCTCTGCAGCATCTGTGCCGATTGCACTAGATGAAGCGGTGCGAGATGGTCGAATTCAACGTGGTCAATTATTACTTTTAGAAGCCTTTGGAGCAGGATTTGCTTGGGGCAGTGCGTTAATTCGCTTCTAA
- a CDS encoding NAD(P)-dependent oxidoreductase, translating into MAKVAFLGLGVMGFPMAGHLVSQGHEVTVYNRTQAKSDLWTQTYQGKSAPTPKTAVMGQDIVFTCVGNDDDLRQVVLGVDGAIYGMHAGSILVDHTTASADVAREIFAVLAAKDIAFLDAPISGGQAGAEKGILTVMMGGEQAAFDTVKPVIAAYSRCAELLGPVGSGQLTKMVNQICIAGVVQGLAEGLHFAKSAGLDGLKVIEVISQGAAQSWQMENRYKTMWQGEYNFGFAIDWMRKDLGIALDEARRNGSTLPVTALVDQFYADVQAMKGNRWDTSSLLARLEKNR; encoded by the coding sequence ATGGCTAAGGTTGCATTTTTAGGTTTGGGTGTGATGGGATTCCCCATGGCAGGTCATTTAGTGAGCCAGGGACATGAAGTGACTGTGTATAACCGTACTCAGGCTAAATCAGATTTATGGACCCAAACCTACCAAGGTAAATCAGCTCCAACGCCTAAAACCGCAGTCATGGGTCAGGATATTGTTTTCACCTGTGTTGGCAATGACGATGATTTACGTCAGGTGGTTTTAGGTGTAGATGGGGCTATTTATGGCATGCATGCTGGCAGTATTTTAGTTGATCACACCACAGCTTCAGCAGATGTTGCACGTGAGATTTTTGCTGTGTTAGCCGCCAAAGATATTGCCTTTTTAGATGCACCTATTTCGGGCGGTCAAGCAGGGGCCGAAAAAGGCATACTTACCGTTATGATGGGTGGCGAACAGGCAGCTTTTGATACTGTTAAACCAGTTATTGCTGCTTATAGTCGCTGTGCTGAGTTACTGGGACCGGTAGGTTCAGGACAATTAACTAAAATGGTCAATCAAATTTGTATCGCAGGTGTGGTACAAGGCTTGGCAGAAGGACTGCATTTTGCCAAAAGTGCCGGCCTTGATGGTTTGAAAGTGATCGAAGTTATTAGCCAGGGAGCCGCACAAAGCTGGCAAATGGAAAACCGCTACAAAACCATGTGGCAAGGTGAGTACAACTTTGGGTTTGCCATTGACTGGATGCGTAAAGATTTAGGCATAGCACTTGATGAAGCTCGTCGTAATGGGTCGACTTTGCCTGTTACAGCGCTTGTTGATCAATTCTACGCCGATGTTCAAGCTATGAAAGGTAATCGCTGGGACACTTCAAGTTTATTAGCACGTTTAGAGAAAAATCGTTAA
- the cdd gene encoding cytidine deaminase: MQNRFIDAINQLPKPLATALVPLLSDNFGGHINANQLSNLMTASQLNEQELLLALLPIAAALASPHLSQFYVGAIVKGSSGDIYMGANLELPGEALFHSVHAEQSAISHAWLCGETHIMDIVVNFSPCGHCRQFINELVDGSKINIHLPGQKTAPLSHYLPYAFGPADLNVTRPLLSKSHIEFALESNDPTIIEALDQVGLSYSPYTNCHAAVVLETQDGATFCGRYAENAAFNPSMQPMQMALSNLIRHNRDYSEIKRAVLIESSKGMISLVGAAMDALHAVAAVELEHIVVKPTEI, encoded by the coding sequence ATGCAAAATCGATTTATAGACGCTATTAATCAACTTCCAAAACCACTAGCAACAGCTTTAGTTCCATTATTAAGTGATAATTTCGGTGGTCATATTAATGCCAATCAATTATCAAATTTAATGACTGCAAGTCAATTAAATGAACAAGAGCTTTTACTCGCCTTATTACCCATAGCCGCAGCATTAGCAAGCCCACACCTTAGTCAGTTTTATGTTGGCGCAATTGTAAAAGGTAGCAGTGGCGATATTTATATGGGAGCCAATCTTGAATTACCTGGTGAAGCTTTGTTTCATAGTGTTCATGCAGAGCAAAGTGCAATAAGCCATGCATGGCTGTGCGGCGAAACCCATATAATGGACATAGTGGTTAATTTCAGCCCATGTGGACATTGTCGCCAATTCATCAATGAACTAGTTGATGGCAGTAAAATTAATATTCACTTACCGGGTCAGAAAACAGCCCCGTTAAGCCATTACTTACCGTATGCATTTGGACCAGCAGACTTAAATGTGACTCGCCCATTACTATCTAAAAGTCATATTGAATTCGCATTAGAGTCAAATGATCCAACAATTATTGAAGCGTTAGATCAAGTAGGCTTAAGTTACTCACCTTATACTAACTGCCACGCTGCTGTTGTTTTAGAAACGCAAGATGGCGCCACTTTTTGTGGTCGATACGCAGAAAATGCGGCATTTAATCCATCGATGCAGCCTATGCAAATGGCATTATCAAACCTGATAAGACATAACCGTGATTATAGTGAAATTAAACGTGCAGTGTTAATTGAGTCATCTAAAGGCATGATAAGCCTTGTGGGTGCAGCTATGGATGCGCTACATGCTGTCGCGGCTGTAGAGTTAGAACACATTGTGGTAAAGCCAACTGAGATCTAG
- a CDS encoding Maf family protein, which translates to MPIKLILASTSVYRQQLLSKLNYPFTAISPNIDESPLIDETAIHLVERLARQKALAGSVLIATDTSSQAAEDNNIIVGSDQVALINGDIVGKPHTVENAIKQLKQTSGQAITFYTGLAVYCTDTKVMHSCVEPFTVHFRQLTEAQIRYYVNTEQPLHCAGSFKSEGLGIALFDKLEGDDPNTLIGLPLIKLIDLLALHGIDVLAEHFSH; encoded by the coding sequence ATGCCTATAAAGTTAATTTTAGCCTCGACATCCGTGTATCGTCAGCAGCTGTTATCTAAATTAAATTATCCATTTACTGCTATCAGCCCCAATATTGATGAATCACCGTTAATAGATGAAACAGCAATACACTTGGTTGAGCGTCTAGCACGGCAAAAAGCATTGGCGGGCAGTGTATTAATCGCTACGGACACATCATCACAAGCCGCTGAAGATAACAATATTATTGTTGGCTCTGATCAAGTAGCACTGATAAATGGTGACATTGTGGGTAAACCCCATACGGTTGAAAATGCGATTAAGCAACTCAAACAAACTTCTGGCCAAGCCATTACCTTTTATACTGGCCTAGCCGTTTATTGCACTGACACCAAAGTAATGCACAGTTGTGTTGAACCCTTTACGGTTCATTTCAGACAGTTAACAGAGGCTCAAATTCGCTATTACGTTAATACTGAACAGCCACTGCATTGCGCAGGTAGTTTTAAAAGCGAAGGATTAGGCATTGCCCTGTTTGACAAGCTTGAGGGCGATGACCCCAATACACTTATTGGTTTACCGCTAATAAAGCTTATTGATTTGTTAGCGTTGCACGGAATTGATGTGTTGGCAGAACATTTTTCTCACTAA
- the sbcB gene encoding exodeoxyribonuclease I, with protein MADAIQPTLFWHDYETFGANPAKDRPCQFAGIRTDLELNIIGEPETFYCQVAPDYLPSPEAILITGITPQLANNKGMPEAEFMKRINALFSQPNTCVVGYNSLRFDDEVSRYGFYRNFIDPYAREWQQGNSRWDLIDLVRACYAFRPDGINWPKKEDGSPSFKLEQLTVANGLSHEKAHDAMSDVYATIAMAKLIKQQQPKLYDYYFKLRRKQVVSDQIDVLKMQPLVHVSSKISALNGCTTLIAPVAFHPTNKNAVICVNLAMDISPLLTLTAEEIQARMYTSRSNLAPDELPIPIKQIHINKCPFIGSAKLLDDDIALRLNLDKAFAREQYKRLKQSSDIREKLNAVFEIEPDRPAITNPDLMLYSGGFFSHADKTKIDIVSHTQPQNLAALELQFDDPRINTMLFRYRARNYPQTLSHQESLKWREYCQQQLMDADYVMRLENLVEETSDNEHKQKLLKALYQYLQSL; from the coding sequence ATGGCTGATGCAATACAACCCACATTATTCTGGCACGATTACGAAACATTCGGCGCAAATCCAGCCAAAGACCGTCCTTGTCAGTTTGCTGGGATCCGTACCGATCTTGAATTAAATATTATTGGCGAGCCTGAAACCTTTTATTGCCAGGTTGCACCTGATTATTTACCGTCACCTGAAGCGATATTAATCACTGGGATAACGCCACAGCTGGCTAATAATAAGGGAATGCCTGAAGCTGAGTTTATGAAGCGTATTAACGCATTATTCAGCCAACCAAATACCTGTGTTGTCGGCTATAACTCGTTACGTTTTGATGATGAAGTGAGCCGTTATGGTTTTTATCGCAATTTTATCGACCCGTATGCAAGGGAATGGCAACAGGGTAACTCTCGCTGGGACTTAATTGATCTTGTAAGAGCCTGTTATGCATTTCGCCCAGATGGTATTAATTGGCCAAAAAAAGAGGATGGCTCTCCTAGCTTCAAATTAGAGCAATTAACTGTTGCCAACGGCTTAAGCCATGAAAAAGCCCATGATGCCATGTCTGATGTATATGCCACTATCGCCATGGCCAAATTGATAAAACAACAACAGCCAAAACTTTATGACTATTACTTCAAATTACGTCGTAAACAAGTTGTTAGTGATCAAATTGATGTCCTAAAAATGCAGCCTTTGGTTCATGTAAGCTCTAAAATTAGCGCGCTTAATGGCTGTACGACTTTAATTGCTCCTGTCGCATTTCATCCGACCAATAAAAATGCCGTTATTTGTGTTAATTTGGCTATGGATATTTCACCACTGCTGACATTAACAGCTGAAGAAATTCAAGCTCGAATGTATACTTCCCGTTCAAATCTGGCACCTGACGAGTTGCCCATCCCAATTAAACAAATTCACATTAATAAATGCCCGTTTATTGGTTCAGCTAAGTTATTAGATGATGATATAGCACTGCGTTTAAATCTAGATAAAGCCTTTGCTAGAGAACAATATAAACGCTTAAAACAATCAAGCGATATTCGTGAAAAATTAAATGCCGTATTTGAAATAGAACCAGATAGGCCTGCTATAACCAACCCTGACTTAATGCTTTATAGCGGTGGTTTTTTCAGTCATGCAGATAAAACCAAAATAGACATTGTGAGTCATACTCAACCGCAGAATTTGGCGGCTCTGGAACTACAATTTGATGACCCTCGTATTAACACCATGCTGTTTCGTTATCGAGCCCGTAATTACCCACAAACATTAAGTCATCAAGAAAGCCTTAAGTGGCGTGAATACTGCCAACAACAACTAATGGATGCCGATTATGTGATGCGTCTCGAAAACTTAGTTGAAGAAACCAGCGACAATGAGCACAAACAAAAGCTATTAAAAGCCCTATATCAATACTTACAATCACTCTAG